The nucleotide sequence CCGGGTCCGCGCACGCGTATCTGCTGACGGAGGCGGCGAAGTGAGCGATCAGGCGAAGAAGGCCGAACTGACCGCCCTGCAGGCGGCGTTGGCGGCGGAGCACGCGGCGGTGTACGGCTACGGGGTCGTCGGCGGCCGGATCGGCACGCCCCGGCAGGGCGAGGCGCGGTCCGCGTACGACGCCCACCGCGCGGCCCGCGACACCCTGGCCCGCTCGGTCCGTGACCTGGGCGGTGAACCGGTGGCGGCGAGTCCCGCGTACGCGCTGCCCTTCACGGTGGCGGACTCCCCCGCCGCGCTGCGCCTCGCCGCCGAGCTGGAGGAACGTCTCGCCGGGGTCTACGCCGACCTGGTCCGCGCCTCCACCGGCTCCCGGCGCACCACGGCCACCGCCGCCCTGCGCGAGGCCGCGGTGCGCGCGACCCGCTGGAGCGGCACGGCCCCGGCCTTCCCCGGCCTCGCCGAGCGCACCGACGACACCACGGGCCGGGCCGGAGCGACGGACTCCGCCCCTTCGGCCTCGCCCACCGCCTGACCTCGGCCTCGACGGGCGGCGAGCGGGAAGGGCGTAGCCTTCCCTGGGCCTCTCATCGTGGAGGGGCCCGATGGACGCAGGAGAAGGGGAACGACTCGCGCATGGCTTTCGAACCGCCTCGGCGACTGGTCCGGGCGAGCCGGGAGACCGCGCCGCCCGGTGACGACTGGCTGGCCGGGCTGCCCGAGGCGGCCGAACGGGCCGTCGCACAGCGCGAGTTGACCGTGGACCGGGTGCAGGTGCCGGGCGGCCGCAGCAGTCTGGTGCTGTTGGTGCGGCGCGCGGACGGCAGCCCCGCCGTGCTGAAGCTGGCCCCCTCGCGGGCCCGGCCGGAGAGCGAGCGGGCGGCGCTGGCGCACTGGGGCGGCCTGGGTGCCGTACAGGTGTTGGACGGCGGACCCGAGGACGTGGCGGAGGGCGCGCTGCTGCTGGAGCGGCTGCATCCGGACGTCTCGGTGCGGTCGCTGCCGGAGGCCAAGGCGCTGCTGGAGGCGGCCGGGACGCTGCGCCGCCTGTGGGTGGAGCCGCCCGCCGGTCAGGGCGCGCACCGGTTCGAGACGGTCGCGGAGCGCACCGGCCGGCAGGCCGAGGCGATGGCCGCGAATGCGCTGACGGACC is from Streptomyces seoulensis and encodes:
- a CDS encoding ferritin-like domain-containing protein, which gives rise to MSDQAKKAELTALQAALAAEHAAVYGYGVVGGRIGTPRQGEARSAYDAHRAARDTLARSVRDLGGEPVAASPAYALPFTVADSPAALRLAAELEERLAGVYADLVRASTGSRRTTATAALREAAVRATRWSGTAPAFPGLAERTDDTTGRAGATDSAPSASPTA
- a CDS encoding aminoglycoside phosphotransferase family protein; this encodes MAFEPPRRLVRASRETAPPGDDWLAGLPEAAERAVAQRELTVDRVQVPGGRSSLVLLVRRADGSPAVLKLAPSRARPESERAALAHWGGLGAVQVLDGGPEDVAEGALLLERLHPDVSVRSLPEAKALLEAAGTLRRLWVEPPAGQGAHRFETVAERTGRQAEAMAANALTDPEAAPLVDAALAVREELLAGAPDHRLLHGTFRQSKVLGGERLPWLAVGPDPVVGECAFDLARLVRDRVEDLIAVPSGASVTRRRIKRLAESLEVDQERLRGWTLFRAVESGVRARRVGREQDADLLLEFATWL